A genomic stretch from Halobellus sp. LT62 includes:
- the cobA gene encoding uroporphyrinogen-III C-methyltransferase, producing MAEEDPAPIVDADSTDTAGSTGPPGTVYLVGSGPGDPELLTVKARRLLDEADVVLHDKLPGPEILDSIPEDKREDVGKRAGGEWTPQEYTNRRLVELAREGKDVVRLKGGDPFVFGRGGEEMEHLASEGIPFEVVPGITSAIAGPGTTGIPVTHRDHTSSVSFVTGHEDPTKEESAVDWEALAATGGTLVVLMGVGKLPKYTQALREAGMDPETPVALIERATWPEMRVASGTLDDIVDVRDREGIEPPAITVIGEVAATRARVVEFLRNRTGTEKPAESEEPAK from the coding sequence ATGGCTGAGGAAGATCCCGCCCCGATTGTCGACGCGGATTCGACCGACACTGCCGGGTCGACTGGACCGCCCGGCACCGTCTACCTCGTCGGGAGCGGCCCCGGCGACCCGGAACTGCTGACCGTCAAGGCGCGGCGTCTCCTCGACGAGGCTGACGTCGTGCTCCACGACAAGCTCCCCGGGCCGGAGATCCTCGATTCGATCCCCGAGGACAAGCGCGAGGACGTCGGCAAGCGCGCGGGCGGCGAGTGGACGCCGCAGGAGTACACGAATCGGCGACTCGTCGAACTCGCTCGCGAGGGCAAGGACGTCGTCCGGCTGAAGGGCGGCGACCCGTTCGTCTTCGGCCGCGGCGGCGAGGAGATGGAACATCTCGCCAGCGAGGGTATCCCCTTCGAGGTCGTGCCCGGAATCACCTCCGCGATCGCGGGACCCGGAACCACCGGCATTCCGGTCACCCACCGCGATCACACCTCTTCGGTCTCCTTCGTCACGGGCCACGAGGATCCGACGAAGGAGGAATCGGCGGTCGATTGGGAAGCGCTTGCGGCGACCGGTGGGACGCTCGTGGTCCTGATGGGCGTCGGCAAACTCCCGAAGTACACGCAGGCGCTGCGCGAGGCCGGGATGGATCCGGAGACGCCGGTCGCGCTGATCGAGCGCGCGACGTGGCCGGAGATGCGCGTCGCGAGCGGAACCCTCGACGACATCGTCGACGTACGGGACAGAGAGGGGATCGAACCCCCCGCGATCACCGTCATCGGCGAGGTGGCGGCGACCCGGGCGCGCGTCGTCGAGTTCCTGCGGAACCGCACTGGAACGGAGAAGCCGGCGGAATCGGAGGAGCCCGCGAAATGA
- a CDS encoding uroporphyrinogen-III synthase has product MTRDVHVAVFRPDDERMAEAVELLESLGAVPVPDPMLEVEPTGAVPNTGNAGDGASVDLVVLTSKTGVEILDKAGWTPGTATLACIGPRTAAAARAAGCTVDAVPEEYTSSGLVSTLEGVVDGMRVEVARSDHGSDVLLDGLREVGANVHETVLYRLVRPEGSGQSTVMAAGGDLDAVCFTSSLTVENFLAAAEERGVREEAVAGLNRAVVGVIGAPTRETAESHGIRVDVVPDNATFDELAAAAVEEAAPTYHE; this is encoded by the coding sequence ATGACCCGCGACGTCCACGTCGCGGTCTTCCGCCCGGATGACGAGCGGATGGCGGAGGCAGTCGAACTGCTCGAATCGCTCGGCGCGGTCCCCGTTCCCGATCCGATGCTCGAAGTCGAACCGACGGGAGCGGTTCCGAACACCGGAAACGCGGGAGACGGCGCTTCCGTCGACCTCGTCGTCCTGACGAGCAAGACCGGCGTCGAGATTCTCGACAAGGCCGGATGGACGCCGGGAACGGCCACGCTCGCCTGTATCGGGCCGCGGACCGCGGCCGCCGCGCGCGCCGCGGGCTGTACGGTCGACGCCGTCCCCGAGGAGTACACGTCGTCGGGACTCGTATCGACGCTCGAAGGCGTCGTCGACGGGATGCGCGTCGAAGTCGCACGCAGCGATCACGGCAGCGACGTGCTCCTCGACGGGCTTCGTGAGGTGGGCGCGAACGTGCACGAAACGGTCCTCTACCGGCTCGTCCGACCCGAGGGCTCCGGGCAGTCGACGGTGATGGCCGCCGGCGGCGACCTCGACGCCGTCTGCTTCACCTCGTCGCTCACCGTCGAGAACTTCCTCGCGGCCGCGGAGGAACGCGGCGTCCGCGAGGAGGCCGTCGCCGGCCTGAACCGCGCGGTCGTCGGCGTCATCGGCGCACCCACCCGAGAAACGGCCGAAAGCCACGGCATCCGCGTCGACGTCGTCCCCGACAACGCGACGTTCGACGAACTCGCTGCCGCCGCCGTCGAGGAAGCCGCGCCGACGTACCACGAGTGA
- a CDS encoding DHH family phosphoesterase → MSADTTTSADGPVPELRERAVACADRLRDADRVLLASHIDADGLTSAAVAAAALERAGIPFETVFAKQLDEKEVARIAATDYRTVLFTDFGSGQLDVIAPYAADGAFTPVVADHHQPAELPDDLDEPDHHLNPLLFGLDGASELSGAGASYVLARALEPSDGDNRDLAALAVVGAVGDMQATDGGLSGANQGIVDEGVAAGVVEEATDLLVYGRQTRPLPKFLEYASDVRIPGITNDANGAIEFLSELDLDLKEGGEWRRWVDLTMSERQTVVSGLLKRAIASGVPASRIDALVGTTYTLTEEAPGTELRDVSEFSTLLNATARYERADVGLAVCLGDREGALDRARTLLRNHRRNLSEGLQWVQNEGTTVEDNVQWFDAETRIRETIVGIVAGMAVGSSGIRGDVPILAFAEKSDEEVKVSARGTHALVRQGLDLSTVMREASRAVDGDGGGHNVAAGATIPTGSREAFVAEADRLVGEQLS, encoded by the coding sequence ATGAGCGCGGACACGACGACGAGCGCCGACGGGCCGGTTCCCGAACTCCGCGAGCGGGCCGTCGCCTGCGCGGACCGGCTCAGAGACGCCGACCGCGTGCTGCTCGCGTCCCACATCGACGCCGACGGACTCACGAGCGCCGCCGTCGCCGCCGCGGCCCTCGAACGCGCGGGGATCCCGTTCGAGACCGTGTTCGCGAAACAACTCGACGAGAAAGAGGTCGCCCGGATCGCCGCGACCGACTACCGGACGGTGCTTTTCACCGACTTCGGGAGCGGCCAGTTGGACGTCATCGCGCCCTACGCGGCCGACGGCGCGTTCACGCCGGTTGTCGCCGACCACCACCAGCCAGCCGAACTGCCGGACGACCTCGACGAACCCGACCACCACCTGAATCCGCTGCTGTTCGGCCTCGACGGCGCGTCGGAACTCTCCGGGGCGGGCGCGAGCTACGTCCTCGCTCGCGCGCTCGAACCGTCAGACGGCGACAACCGCGACCTCGCGGCGCTCGCCGTCGTCGGCGCGGTCGGCGATATGCAAGCAACGGACGGCGGCCTCTCCGGTGCGAATCAGGGCATCGTCGACGAGGGCGTCGCCGCGGGCGTCGTCGAGGAGGCGACCGATCTCCTCGTCTATGGGCGACAAACGCGACCGCTGCCGAAGTTCCTCGAATACGCCAGCGACGTCCGGATTCCGGGGATCACGAACGACGCCAACGGCGCGATCGAGTTCCTCTCGGAACTCGATTTGGACCTGAAGGAAGGCGGCGAGTGGCGTCGCTGGGTCGATCTCACGATGTCGGAGCGCCAGACCGTCGTGAGCGGCCTCCTGAAACGAGCAATCGCCTCGGGTGTCCCCGCGAGCCGGATCGACGCGCTCGTCGGGACGACCTACACGCTGACCGAGGAGGCCCCCGGAACCGAACTCCGAGACGTCAGCGAGTTCTCGACGCTCCTGAACGCGACGGCTCGGTACGAGCGCGCGGACGTCGGCCTCGCGGTCTGTCTCGGCGATCGAGAGGGCGCGCTCGACCGCGCTCGGACGCTGCTGAGAAACCACCGTCGCAACCTCTCTGAAGGCCTCCAGTGGGTGCAAAACGAGGGAACAACCGTCGAGGACAACGTCCAGTGGTTCGACGCCGAAACGAGGATCAGAGAGACCATCGTCGGCATCGTCGCCGGGATGGCGGTCGGCTCCTCGGGGATCCGCGGCGACGTTCCGATTCTCGCCTTCGCCGAGAAGTCCGACGAGGAGGTGAAGGTCAGCGCCCGCGGGACGCACGCGCTCGTCCGTCAAGGGTTGGATCTCTCCACGGTGATGCGCGAGGCCTCGCGCGCCGTCGACGGCGACGGCGGCGGCCACAACGTCGCCGCGGGCGCGACGATCCCGACCGGCTCACGCGAGGCGTTCGTCGCGGAAGCGGACCGGCTCGTCGGCGAACAGTTGTCGTAG
- a CDS encoding DUF5783 family protein, which translates to MTDFDPEKFEDKYANYFPELQRAYKNAFETMNDAYDSELVHAIDQQILNESEPFYEDGDFRIELPENPTERLTAVVVDDEKLSGVLDAYVEELRRQHRRVFGMDADE; encoded by the coding sequence ATGACCGACTTCGATCCCGAGAAGTTCGAGGATAAATACGCCAACTACTTCCCCGAACTCCAGCGCGCGTACAAGAACGCCTTCGAGACGATGAACGACGCGTACGACTCCGAACTCGTCCACGCTATCGACCAGCAGATCCTCAACGAGTCCGAGCCGTTCTACGAGGACGGCGACTTCCGGATCGAACTCCCCGAGAATCCGACGGAACGACTGACCGCGGTCGTCGTCGACGACGAGAAGCTCTCCGGCGTGTTGGACGCGTACGTCGAGGAACTCCGCCGACAGCACCGTCGCGTGTTCGGGATGGACGCCGACGAGTGA
- a CDS encoding NifU family protein, translating into MSTDAAGGDDDLKERVTNFLRRNFPQIQMHGGSAAIQNLDRESGEVTIMLGGACSGCGISPMTIQAIKSRMVKEIPEIEMVHAETGMGGGGHDDGMAPSFPGEESSEDADSDEGPQAPF; encoded by the coding sequence ATGAGCACGGACGCTGCAGGCGGCGACGACGACCTGAAAGAGCGCGTCACGAACTTCCTGCGCCGGAACTTCCCGCAGATTCAGATGCACGGCGGATCAGCGGCGATTCAGAACCTCGACCGCGAGAGCGGCGAGGTCACGATTATGCTCGGCGGCGCGTGTTCGGGCTGCGGTATCTCACCGATGACGATTCAGGCGATCAAGAGCCGGATGGTCAAAGAGATCCCCGAGATCGAGATGGTCCACGCCGAAACCGGGATGGGCGGCGGTGGCCACGACGACGGAATGGCTCCGTCGTTCCCCGGCGAGGAGAGCAGCGAGGACGCCGACAGCGACGAAGGTCCGCAGGCCCCGTTCTAA
- a CDS encoding sulfatase, protein MTTESPENVLFVVMDTVRKDRLTPYGYDRPTTPNLATFAEEATVFEEAVAPAPWTLPVHASLFTGMYPSRHGADQENPYLEGVTTLAETLSAAGYDTACYSSNAWITPYTHLTDGFDDQDNFFEVMPGEFLSGPLARAWKAMNDNEALRAVADKLVSLGNTAHEYFAGGGSADSKTPAVIDRTKAFIEESEKSFAFINLMDAHLPYHPPEEFAAEFAPGVDSTDVCQNSKEYNSGAREIDADEWADIRGLYDAEIAHIDDQLGRLFDWLKAEGRWDDTMVVVCADHGELHGEHDLYGHEFCLYDPLVNVPLMVKHPELDADRREDQVELLDLYHTVLDALDVDGGTPASSGGDVVALDRTRSLVSDSYREFAGVDDDTDAAGRDPGKRGGGEYAFIEYSRPVVELNQLEEKAADAGLTIPSDSRFYSRMRAARRTDAKYVRIDRIADEAYRLDDDPGETENVAGEGDPSIEDVDETLADFESAIGGAWTDALDDDVDDDTVDEMDDEAQERLRDLGYLE, encoded by the coding sequence ATGACCACCGAATCACCCGAGAACGTTCTCTTCGTGGTGATGGACACGGTTCGGAAGGACCGGCTCACTCCCTACGGCTACGACCGTCCGACGACGCCGAATCTAGCAACCTTCGCCGAGGAGGCGACCGTCTTCGAGGAGGCAGTCGCGCCCGCGCCGTGGACACTCCCCGTGCACGCGTCGCTTTTCACCGGGATGTACCCCTCGCGGCACGGTGCGGATCAGGAGAACCCCTACTTGGAGGGCGTGACGACGCTCGCGGAAACGCTCTCGGCGGCGGGATACGACACCGCCTGTTACTCCTCGAACGCGTGGATCACGCCGTATACGCACCTCACCGACGGCTTCGACGATCAGGACAACTTCTTCGAGGTGATGCCCGGCGAGTTCCTCTCGGGGCCGCTGGCCCGCGCGTGGAAGGCGATGAACGACAACGAGGCGCTTCGGGCCGTCGCGGACAAACTCGTCAGCCTCGGCAACACCGCCCACGAGTACTTCGCGGGCGGCGGCAGCGCCGACTCGAAGACGCCCGCCGTGATCGACCGAACGAAGGCGTTCATCGAAGAGTCCGAAAAGTCGTTCGCGTTCATCAACCTGATGGACGCGCACCTGCCGTATCACCCGCCCGAGGAGTTCGCAGCGGAGTTCGCACCCGGCGTCGACTCGACCGACGTGTGTCAGAACTCCAAGGAGTACAACTCCGGTGCGCGCGAGATCGACGCCGACGAGTGGGCGGACATCCGCGGCCTGTACGACGCCGAAATCGCGCACATCGACGACCAGCTCGGGCGGCTGTTCGACTGGCTGAAGGCGGAGGGTCGCTGGGACGACACGATGGTCGTCGTCTGCGCGGACCACGGGGAGCTACACGGCGAACACGACCTCTACGGGCACGAGTTCTGCCTGTACGACCCGCTCGTGAACGTCCCGCTGATGGTGAAACACCCCGAACTCGACGCCGATCGCCGCGAGGACCAGGTCGAACTGCTCGATCTGTACCACACCGTCCTCGACGCGCTCGACGTCGACGGCGGGACACCCGCCTCGTCCGGTGGCGACGTGGTCGCGCTCGATCGGACGCGCTCGCTCGTCTCCGATTCCTACCGCGAGTTCGCCGGCGTCGACGACGACACCGACGCGGCCGGGCGTGACCCCGGAAAGCGCGGCGGCGGCGAGTACGCCTTCATCGAGTACTCCCGACCGGTCGTCGAACTGAACCAACTCGAGGAGAAGGCCGCCGACGCCGGGCTCACGATCCCGAGCGACTCGCGGTTTTACTCCCGAATGCGCGCCGCGCGCCGCACCGACGCCAAGTACGTCCGGATCGATCGGATCGCCGACGAGGCCTACCGCCTCGACGACGACCCCGGCGAGACCGAGAACGTCGCGGGCGAGGGTGACCCGAGTATCGAGGACGTCGACGAGACGCTCGCGGACTTCGAGTCGGCGATCGGCGGCGCGTGGACCGACGCGCTCGACGACGACGTCGACGACGACACCGTCGACGAGATGGACGACGAGGCCCAAGAGCGGCTTCGAGACTTGGGGTATCTCGAATAG
- a CDS encoding glycine cleavage T C-terminal barrel domain-containing protein yields MSREQHQPNHPSVDQSDRTIPRNLRQTGDADVDLVISNRVRKSPFWHLSVEEGCHEATVYNHMYHPRAFIDPEDGGSKAEYELLVNDVALWDVAVERQIRVKGPDAEAFVNYVITRDATDIEPMRGKYAICCNYDGGILNDFVLLRPDEDEFWFSIADADLLQWLQGVTVGNDFEVDIDEIDVSPMQVQGPKSTDVIESLIDDAVEDVPYYGLLEATINDVPVLVSQTGFSGEAGFEIYVREATTNAEAVWNPVLETVKDHGGAAGPVNGRRRIAAGILSLGQDMDHETSPFQVNLGYQVPDDKDADYVGKAELERQKEAIENGEFPFTHKLIGLKMAGEPIMEWASDFWLISDPETGEECGYLTSAGWNPELETNIGLGFVPAKKLQAATDVSLDDSIYDADVDIEFEVHLPDEYAAVPGEPVYATLAKVPFKESVNPSAREQAKIHARDDMDD; encoded by the coding sequence ATGTCTAGAGAACAACACCAGCCGAACCATCCCAGCGTCGACCAATCGGATCGTACCATCCCCAGAAATCTCCGTCAAACAGGCGACGCAGACGTCGACCTCGTGATCTCGAACCGAGTCCGTAAGTCTCCGTTCTGGCACCTCTCCGTCGAGGAAGGCTGTCACGAGGCGACGGTGTACAACCATATGTATCACCCGCGGGCGTTCATCGACCCCGAAGACGGCGGTTCGAAAGCCGAGTACGAACTGCTGGTCAACGACGTCGCGCTGTGGGACGTCGCGGTCGAGCGCCAGATTCGCGTCAAAGGGCCCGACGCCGAGGCGTTCGTCAACTACGTCATCACGCGGGACGCGACCGACATCGAGCCGATGCGTGGCAAGTACGCCATCTGCTGCAACTATGACGGCGGTATTCTCAACGATTTCGTCCTGTTGCGACCCGACGAGGACGAGTTCTGGTTCTCTATCGCCGACGCCGACCTGCTGCAGTGGTTGCAAGGGGTCACGGTCGGGAACGACTTCGAGGTCGATATCGACGAGATCGACGTCTCGCCGATGCAGGTCCAGGGCCCGAAATCGACCGACGTGATCGAGTCGCTCATCGATGACGCGGTCGAAGACGTCCCGTACTACGGACTGTTGGAAGCGACGATCAACGACGTCCCGGTACTGGTGAGCCAAACGGGCTTCTCCGGAGAGGCGGGATTCGAGATATACGTCCGCGAAGCGACGACGAACGCCGAAGCAGTGTGGAACCCGGTACTCGAAACAGTCAAAGACCACGGCGGGGCCGCGGGACCAGTAAACGGTCGTCGGCGGATCGCTGCCGGAATCCTGTCGTTGGGGCAGGATATGGACCACGAGACGTCGCCGTTCCAAGTCAATCTCGGCTATCAGGTGCCCGACGACAAGGACGCGGACTACGTCGGCAAAGCCGAACTGGAACGCCAGAAGGAAGCGATCGAGAACGGCGAGTTCCCGTTCACGCACAAACTGATCGGGCTGAAAATGGCAGGCGAACCGATTATGGAGTGGGCCTCGGACTTCTGGCTCATCTCTGACCCGGAGACGGGGGAGGAATGCGGGTACCTGACGTCGGCGGGGTGGAACCCGGAGCTCGAGACCAATATCGGCCTCGGATTCGTGCCAGCGAAGAAACTGCAGGCCGCGACCGACGTTTCGCTCGACGACTCGATCTACGACGCGGACGTCGACATAGAGTTCGAGGTACACCTCCCGGACGAGTACGCTGCGGTGCCCGGCGAACCCGTATACGCGACGCTAGCGAAAGTTCCGTTCAAAGAGTCAGTCAATCCCAGCGCTCGCGAACAGGCCAAGATTCACGCTAGGGACGATATGGACGATTGA
- a CDS encoding helix-turn-helix domain-containing protein, translated as MSDIKAVVRAKHPDIVLTGAVTHDRSSKVKSVSEAGTDPTSGKFFYHIESSDFRQFEDGLRNDSTIGEFERVIETRDNKAIYSFEYTDEAKILSPVISAANGVILDMENDGSAWILTIWMPERTDLVHLWDYAKQNDVDIDLLRVNEYDSLGNTDAGLTDSQREALLVAFEAGYFKEPRSATLGEVAADLDISQPAASGLLRRGIQRLIISSLVDDSEKPE; from the coding sequence ATGAGTGATATCAAAGCGGTCGTCCGAGCCAAGCACCCTGATATAGTGCTCACAGGGGCAGTCACTCACGACCGAAGCTCGAAAGTCAAGTCGGTGTCAGAGGCGGGAACTGACCCGACGTCGGGGAAGTTCTTCTATCACATTGAATCGTCTGATTTCCGCCAATTCGAAGACGGATTACGGAATGACAGTACGATCGGCGAGTTCGAACGGGTCATCGAAACCAGAGACAACAAGGCGATCTATAGCTTCGAGTACACAGACGAAGCGAAGATCCTCTCACCCGTAATTTCGGCCGCGAACGGTGTCATCCTCGATATGGAGAACGACGGAAGCGCGTGGATTCTCACAATATGGATGCCCGAGCGAACGGATCTGGTTCATCTCTGGGACTACGCGAAACAGAATGACGTCGATATCGATTTACTGCGCGTGAACGAGTACGATAGTTTAGGTAACACGGACGCTGGGCTGACCGATAGTCAGCGAGAAGCACTCCTCGTCGCGTTCGAAGCAGGGTATTTCAAAGAACCACGGAGCGCAACTCTCGGCGAGGTCGCCGCTGATCTGGATATCTCTCAACCTGCTGCCAGTGGTCTTCTTCGACGTGGAATCCAGCGACTCATCATCTCGTCTCTGGTTGATGACAGTGAAAAGCCGGAGTGA